AAAAGAGTACTCGCCAACTCTTTTCACCTAATTATTCTTAATAATCACCTTGGTGCCAGTCCTGATATTGGTCATTATCCACGCCGAGTCCGGCACGCTCAAGCGAACGCAGCCGTGCGAACCAGATTGTTTACCCAACTTTTTGGCTTCTTTTAAATTATATTTGCCGTTGTCTTTAGTTGGTACCGAATGGAACAGATAGACATCTTTTTTATCCCAGCTCGTCCAATTATTGCCACCCTCATTTAAATTAGGATTGTAAAAGGACTCACCGCGATTATCCTGAATGCGAAACGTGCCTGTCGGCGTTAGCGACTTACCGTTTTTGAAGACGCCACCACTGGCTAGCATCGTATAAATGCGCTGATTATTACGCAAAATGTAAACCCGGTTACCTTTAAGCGAAACCCGAATTGTAATGTCATTTTCTAGCGGTTTAATCTTAGGATACGGCTTACGTTCGCTCGACTTACGCCAATTATATGGCTGGCGCAAATCACTAGGATCTTGATAAGGACGAAAAGAAGCGGCTGTCTTTTTAACTACAGTTTCTTTTTTAGTAGGCCTACTTGCTTTTTCTTGGGTTTGCGGCATTGAAATTCGCGCCAAGCTGATGACACAGATTAAAATGACAAAACAAAAAGTAAGCGGCTTTAATAGACTCTTTTTCATTCTCATCCTTTCTTTCTAGCACGTAGCCTTATTCTACAACAAAACTTAATTTATATAACTATTTTAACCTGCGTATTTTTTCATTATTTGCGGCAATAATGCACTGACTTTAGTTGGCCGAACCACGTAATCCGTTTGGGCAATCCGATCACCAGCCAGCGAATGAAGGTAAACAGCAGCTAAAATTGGCTCAAGGCCATTACCAAATTGTGCGCAAAAGCCGCCAATAATCCCGGCAAGTGTATCGCCCATTCCGCCTGTCGCCATCCCAGGATTACCTAACGGATTCACATAAACAGCCCCATCAGCACAATAAACATGCGTATGGTTCGATTTTAAAACCAAAATTGCGTTCTGCTGCGGAAATAATTCATTTAATGCTGTTAAATTAGCACTGTCAGTTTGAAAGGCAATCTTTAGTTGGCTCAACCTCTGCCACTCCATTTGGTGCGGCGTCAAAATAATTTTACCAATATGCTGCGGAATCAAACTATGTTGTTTGGCAATTAAATCAAGACTGCTAGCGTCTAAAACCAACGTCTGCTTCTCAGTTAAATTAGCGCACAGCACCTGCATTAATTCTTGAGCAAAATTGCTGAATCCCAATCCTGGACCACAGACAATAACGTCTATCTTTTTAATTAACGCGGGCAAATCATGATCACGCCAATCAATGTACATCACTTCAGGGTCACGCGCGTGTAACGCTGATAGATTAAGCGAGTGTGTCGCCACCGCTACAAGCCCCGCACCACTGTTTAAAGCGCCTTCGGCACTCATAATTATTGCGCCGCCATAATTTTCACAACCACCAATTAATAATACGCGCCCGTAATCGCCTTTATGGGTATCGCTGCGTCTTTTTTTGATTACTTTAGTTAAAATATCTGCTGAAATTGCTGTCACTTTTTAACCTCCAATGAGCCAACGCCAAAAGCGAACTAAAAAATTAACCCTTGTTGTTCCCTGAAACGCCTTGGCTGGCAGGCGAACTCCACTAGGATTTGATAGTGAAATTAACGGGGCTCTGCCGGCTTTAAACAGATAATTCGTTGCTGTCTGTCCGACTTTTACAGGTGCTTCAACCTGGTCATCGGCTAATTCAACGTGCAGCTTGGCACCGCTAATCGGAGCCCAGACTTCGCTGTTTTCTTTCATACCAATATTAATTTGCCGCGCTTTACCGTTATGAACTTTCATCCTGGTTAGCCCCGTAATTACTTCGTTTTTGGTAAAAATAATCGGTCGATAAGTACGATAAAGATAGCTTAATAGCTCTTTAGTCTGGACAAAGCGCGACGGGTCGCTGCCATCACGGTGTGCGGCACCCATTACAACGGTAATAATTCGAGCACCGTTATGCTTGGCCGTTGCGATAAAGCAGGCGCCAGCCGCATCCGTTGTTCCAGTCTTTAAGCCGTCAACTTTTAACTGAGGAT
The sequence above is a segment of the Lactobacillus sp. ESL0677 genome. Coding sequences within it:
- a CDS encoding L,D-transpeptidase, coding for MKKSLLKPLTFCFVILICVISLARISMPQTQEKASRPTKKETVVKKTAASFRPYQDPSDLRQPYNWRKSSERKPYPKIKPLENDITIRVSLKGNRVYILRNNQRIYTMLASGGVFKNGKSLTPTGTFRIQDNRGESFYNPNLNEGGNNWTSWDKKDVYLFHSVPTKDNGKYNLKEAKKLGKQSGSHGCVRLSVPDSAWIMTNIRTGTKVIIKNN
- a CDS encoding NAD(P)H-hydrate dehydratase, encoding MTAISADILTKVIKKRRSDTHKGDYGRVLLIGGCENYGGAIIMSAEGALNSGAGLVAVATHSLNLSALHARDPEVMYIDWRDHDLPALIKKIDVIVCGPGLGFSNFAQELMQVLCANLTEKQTLVLDASSLDLIAKQHSLIPQHIGKIILTPHQMEWQRLSQLKIAFQTDSANLTALNELFPQQNAILVLKSNHTHVYCADGAVYVNPLGNPGMATGGMGDTLAGIIGGFCAQFGNGLEPILAAVYLHSLAGDRIAQTDYVVRPTKVSALLPQIMKKYAG